One Halobacterium zhouii genomic region harbors:
- a CDS encoding universal stress protein, protein MYDSILLPTDGSEAAEAAYDHAVEITDRFGATLHVLYVADTTEYSTVTFENDVVDSLEREGRTVVDDVVADAESRGVEAVGVVMQGGAYETILSYADENDVDLVVMGTHGRRGLDRVLVGSVTERVVRTADVPVVTVRAAK, encoded by the coding sequence GTGTACGACTCGATACTGCTGCCGACTGACGGCAGCGAGGCGGCGGAGGCGGCGTACGACCACGCGGTCGAAATCACCGACCGATTCGGCGCGACACTGCACGTCCTCTACGTCGCGGACACGACGGAGTACAGCACAGTGACCTTCGAGAACGACGTCGTCGATTCACTCGAACGCGAGGGACGGACGGTCGTAGACGACGTCGTCGCGGACGCGGAGTCCCGCGGCGTGGAGGCCGTCGGCGTGGTGATGCAGGGCGGCGCCTACGAGACGATTCTCTCGTACGCAGACGAGAACGACGTGGACCTCGTCGTGATGGGGACCCACGGCCGCCGCGGCCTGGACCGCGTGCTCGTCGGCAGCGTCACCGAGCGCGTGGTCCGCACCGCGGACGTGCCCGTGGTGACTGTGCGCGCAGCAAAGTAG
- a CDS encoding DUF6612 family protein encodes MKRTLLTLCVAALLVTAGCSSLTGDGAGEANAEQYKSDTIAAIQSADTYRMAMDMNISANGQSFSMSQGGVFNHETKKARLSVTAFGVQGVTYMDGSTIYVKMNDQWRTKESTDQDPWKAGNGVTQHMQVLESGEVSISGTATVDGVETTVLSVDTNESELMEILAQQGQNYGDITIEDATYKLHVADDTHRPRKAEMTMTMNSGGQTAVANVTVTFSEYGEPVDITIPDAATKSE; translated from the coding sequence GTGAAACGAACCCTGCTCACACTGTGCGTCGCCGCTCTCCTCGTGACCGCCGGCTGTTCCAGCCTCACGGGCGACGGCGCGGGCGAAGCGAACGCAGAACAGTACAAGAGCGATACGATCGCCGCCATTCAGAGCGCCGACACCTACCGGATGGCGATGGATATGAACATCTCGGCGAACGGTCAGTCGTTCTCGATGAGTCAGGGGGGAGTCTTCAACCACGAGACGAAGAAGGCTCGACTGAGCGTGACGGCCTTCGGTGTCCAGGGCGTCACGTACATGGACGGTTCGACGATATACGTGAAGATGAACGACCAGTGGCGGACGAAGGAATCCACCGACCAAGACCCCTGGAAGGCCGGCAACGGTGTCACGCAACATATGCAGGTTCTCGAGTCCGGCGAGGTGTCCATTTCCGGAACGGCGACGGTCGACGGCGTCGAGACGACCGTTCTCTCGGTCGACACGAACGAGAGCGAACTGATGGAGATACTCGCTCAACAGGGCCAGAACTACGGGGACATCACGATAGAGGACGCCACGTACAAACTGCACGTCGCCGACGATACGCACCGTCCGCGGAAAGCGGAGATGACGATGACGATGAATTCGGGCGGGCAGACCGCCGTCGCGAACGTGACCGTGACGTTCTCGGAGTACGGCGAACCCGTCGACATCACGATTCCCGACGCTGCAACGAAGTCCGAGTAG
- a CDS encoding YIP1 family protein: protein MTTWVEPEGGRERGLLGLAKAFTQVVVNPRTFFREAVSPGDQAPGLAFGIAVVLVEESIRLALAPDAALALPASTPIRITLTVALAALLVAPAALHALSAIQTLALAALAPDRGGVSETVQVLAYASAPCVAAGVHVPAVRVVVGLWGFCLLVAGTRIVHDTTYPRALLAAAIPGALAFGYGFRWFGATVRVFPWLADVLPWVHV, encoded by the coding sequence ATGACGACCTGGGTCGAACCCGAGGGCGGACGAGAACGGGGCCTACTCGGCCTCGCGAAAGCGTTCACGCAGGTGGTGGTCAACCCGCGAACGTTCTTTCGGGAGGCCGTCTCACCGGGCGACCAGGCGCCGGGCCTCGCGTTCGGCATAGCTGTCGTACTCGTCGAGGAGAGCATCCGCCTGGCGCTCGCGCCCGACGCAGCGCTCGCGCTCCCCGCGAGCACGCCCATCCGGATCACCCTGACCGTCGCGCTCGCCGCGCTCCTCGTCGCGCCCGCCGCGCTGCACGCACTGTCCGCGATACAGACGCTCGCGCTCGCCGCCCTCGCACCCGACCGCGGCGGCGTCAGTGAGACGGTGCAGGTTCTCGCGTACGCCAGCGCGCCCTGCGTGGCCGCCGGCGTCCACGTCCCCGCGGTTCGCGTCGTCGTCGGCCTCTGGGGGTTCTGTCTCCTCGTCGCCGGGACGCGGATCGTCCACGACACCACGTACCCGCGGGCACTTCTCGCCGCCGCGATTCCCGGCGCGCTGGCGTTCGGCTACGGATTCCGGTGGTTCGGCGCGACCGTGCGGGTGTTCCCCTGGCTCGCCGACGTGCTGCCGTGGGTGCACGTTTAG
- a CDS encoding NADPH-dependent FMN reductase codes for MSDTKVVGICGSLRDASVSRIALRRALDEAESRGATTDLLDLRELDLPIFDPDSDDPPDAVDLQTRVQKADTVVLATPMYHGSYASPLKTALDYCGFDEFEGKTVGLLAVSGGSFPITALDHLRAVMRALDAWVLPYQAAIPNASSHVSNGEITDEKLEDRVATLGERVVQYANIEPDPHTFESEQNEGGD; via the coding sequence ATGAGCGACACGAAAGTCGTCGGCATCTGTGGCAGTCTCCGGGACGCGAGTGTCTCAAGAATCGCGCTTCGGCGGGCCCTCGACGAGGCCGAATCGAGGGGCGCGACCACGGACCTCCTCGACCTTCGGGAACTCGACCTGCCCATCTTCGACCCGGACAGCGACGACCCGCCGGACGCGGTGGACCTCCAGACCCGCGTCCAGAAGGCCGACACCGTCGTCCTGGCCACGCCGATGTACCACGGGAGTTACGCCTCACCGCTGAAGACCGCGCTCGACTACTGTGGGTTCGACGAGTTCGAGGGGAAGACCGTCGGCCTGCTCGCGGTCTCCGGCGGGTCGTTCCCCATCACCGCGCTCGACCACCTACGCGCCGTGATGCGCGCGCTCGACGCGTGGGTGCTGCCGTACCAGGCCGCGATTCCGAACGCGTCCTCGCACGTCTCGAACGGTGAAATCACGGACGAAAAACTTGAGGACCGGGTGGCGACGCTCGGCGAACGCGTTGTCCAGTACGCGAACATCGAACCCGACCCGCATACATTCGAGAGCGAGCAGAACGAGGGAGGGGATTAG
- a CDS encoding thymidine kinase produces MHAITNSGWVEVITGSMFSGKTEELLRRLRRAEIAGQEVAAFTPAVDDRFGETTLGSHAGRTWEATVVDDTADGVQTLPERLNGEQVVAVDEANFFPDELVAVCQDLAADGRRVVVSGTDQTFRGEPFDPVPQLMAVAEYVEKFQAICTQCGEPATRNQRLIDGDPAHYDDPTIMVGAEESYEARCRNCHVVERE; encoded by the coding sequence ATGCACGCCATCACGAACTCCGGGTGGGTGGAGGTCATCACGGGGTCGATGTTCTCCGGAAAGACGGAGGAGCTGCTGCGCCGGTTGCGGCGCGCGGAGATCGCGGGCCAGGAGGTCGCGGCGTTCACGCCCGCGGTCGACGACCGGTTCGGCGAGACGACACTCGGGTCGCACGCGGGACGCACGTGGGAGGCAACCGTCGTGGACGACACCGCCGACGGCGTCCAGACACTCCCCGAGCGCCTCAACGGCGAGCAGGTCGTCGCCGTCGACGAGGCGAACTTCTTCCCCGACGAACTCGTCGCCGTCTGCCAGGACCTCGCCGCGGACGGCCGCCGCGTCGTCGTCTCCGGGACCGACCAGACGTTCCGCGGCGAACCGTTCGACCCCGTTCCGCAGTTGATGGCGGTCGCCGAGTACGTCGAGAAGTTCCAGGCCATCTGTACGCAGTGTGGCGAACCCGCGACGCGGAACCAGCGACTCATCGACGGCGACCCCGCGCACTACGACGACCCCACCATCATGGTCGGCGCAGAGGAGTCCTACGAGGCGCGGTGCCGGAACTGCCACGTCGTCGAACGAGAGTAG
- a CDS encoding A/G-specific adenine glycosylase, with amino-acid sequence MSEAEGDAENWTLPSDADAVREALVSWYEADHRSFPWRETTDPYAILVSEVMSQQTQLSRVEDAWHAFLDRWPTTADLAAADRADVVGFWSSHSLGYNNRAKYLHEAANQVEDEYGGEFPDTPDELSELMGVGPYTANAVASFAFNNGDAVVDTNVKRVLYRAFDVPDDDAAFEEAASELMPEGESRVWNNAVMELGGVACGKAPDCDAAECPWREWCSAYASGDFSAPDVPEQSTFEGSRRQKRGRVVGALREHGELALDELGPRVRVDYGGDTGAAWLKELLADLEDDGLVEVAERARESDGDEETVARLAR; translated from the coding sequence ATGAGCGAGGCGGAGGGAGACGCGGAGAACTGGACGCTTCCCAGCGACGCCGACGCCGTCCGGGAGGCGCTCGTGTCGTGGTACGAGGCCGACCACCGGTCGTTCCCGTGGCGGGAGACCACCGACCCGTACGCCATCCTGGTCTCCGAGGTGATGAGCCAGCAGACCCAGCTCTCCCGCGTCGAGGACGCGTGGCACGCGTTCCTCGACCGGTGGCCGACGACCGCGGACCTCGCGGCCGCCGACCGCGCGGACGTCGTGGGGTTCTGGTCGAGCCACAGTCTCGGGTACAACAACCGCGCGAAGTACCTCCACGAGGCCGCAAACCAGGTGGAAGACGAGTACGGCGGGGAGTTCCCCGACACTCCGGACGAACTCTCGGAGTTGATGGGCGTCGGGCCGTACACCGCGAACGCCGTCGCGTCGTTCGCGTTCAACAACGGAGACGCCGTCGTGGACACGAACGTCAAGCGCGTGCTCTACCGCGCGTTCGACGTTCCCGACGACGACGCGGCGTTCGAGGAAGCCGCCAGCGAACTGATGCCCGAGGGCGAGTCCCGCGTCTGGAACAACGCCGTCATGGAACTCGGCGGCGTCGCGTGTGGGAAGGCGCCGGACTGCGACGCCGCCGAGTGCCCGTGGCGAGAGTGGTGTTCTGCGTACGCGTCCGGTGATTTCAGCGCGCCGGACGTCCCCGAACAGTCGACGTTCGAGGGGAGTCGACGACAGAAACGCGGGCGCGTCGTCGGCGCACTCCGCGAACACGGCGAACTCGCCCTCGACGAACTCGGGCCGCGGGTGCGCGTGGACTACGGCGGCGACACGGGCGCGGCGTGGCTGAAAGAGTTGCTCGCGGACCTCGAGGACGACGGCCTCGTCGAGGTGGCCGAGCGGGCGCGCGAGTCGGATGGCGATGAGGAGACGGTGGCGCGTCTCGCGCGCTGA